In a single window of the Globicephala melas chromosome 10, mGloMel1.2, whole genome shotgun sequence genome:
- the TNS2 gene encoding tensin-2 isoform X2: protein MKSSGPVERLLRALGRRDSSRATNRGEEGVSAAWRTGTSGPGEQAWLRPSCRPRKAEPHSFREKVFRKKPPVCAVCKVTIDGTGVSCRVCKVATHRKCEAKVTSSCQALPPTELRRNTAPVRRIEHLGSTKSLNYSKQRSTLPRSFSLDPLMERRWDLDLTYVTERILAAAFPARPDEQRHRGHLRELAHVLQSKHRDKYLLFNLSEKRHDLTRLNPKVQDFGWPELHAPPLDKLCSICKAMETWLSADPQHVVVLYCKGSKGKLGVIVSAYMHYSKISAGADQALATLTMRKFCEDKVASELQPSQRRYISYFSGLLSGSIRMNSSPLFLHYVLVPMLPAFEPGTGFQPFLKIYQSMQLVYTSGIYHVAGPGPQQLCISLEPALLLKGDVMVTCYHRGSRGTDRTLVFRVQFHTCTIHGPRLTFPKDQLDEAWADERFPFQASVEFVFSSSPEKIKGSTPRNEPSVSVDYNTAEPAVRWDSYENFNLHHEDSVDDSVTHTRGPLDGSPYAQVQRAPRQTPPAPSPEPPPPPLLSVSSDSGHSSTLTAEPAAESPGRPPPTAAERRELERLLGGCGVAAGGRGAGRETAILDDEEQPPAGGGPRLGMYSGHRPGLSRHCSCRQGYREPCGVPNGGYYRPEGTLERRRLAYGAYEGPPQGYAEASVEKRRLCRSLSEGPYPYPPELGKPANGDFGYRAPGYREVVILEDPGLPALCSCPACEEKLALPTAALYGLRLEREAGEGWADEAGKALLHPVRPGHPLPLLVPSCGHHHAPVPGYSCLKPPKAGEEGHEGCSYAMCPEGRYGHPGYPALVTYGYGGAVPSYCPAYGRAPHSCGSPGEGRRYPSSGAHSPRAGSISPGSPPYPQSRNLSYEIPAEEGGDRYPPPGHLAPAGPLASAESPEPVSWRESPSGHSTLPRSPRDAQCSASSELSGPSTPLHTSSPVQGKESARRQDTRSPTLAPTQRLSPGEALPPASQGGAERAPELPARSGPEPPAPGPFSPASPPSSPNDWPQERSPGGRSDSTSPRGPVPTTLPGLRHAPWQGLRDSPDSPDGSPLTPVPTQMPWLVASPELPRSSPVPAFPLAASYDISGPTQPPLPEKRHLLGPGQQPGPWGPEQASPPARGTSHHVTFAPLLPDNAPQPPEPPMQESQSNVKFVQDTSKFWYKPHLSRDQAIALLKDKDPGAFLIRDSHSFQGAYGLALKVATPPPSAQPWKGDPLEQLVRHFLIETGPKGVKIKGCPSEPYFGSLSALVSQHSISPLSLPCCLRIPSKDPLEEAPEAPAPANMSTAADLLRQGAACSVLYLTSVETESLTGPQAVARASSAALSCSPRPTPAIVHFKVSAQGITLTDNQRKLFFRRHYPVNSITFASTDPQDRRWTNPDGTTSKIFGFVAKKPGSPWENVCHLFAELDPDQPAGAIVTFITKVLLGQRK, encoded by the exons ATGAAGTCCAGCGGCCCAGTGGAGAGGCTGCTCAGAgccctggggaggagggacagCAGCCGGgccaccaacagg GGGGAGGAGGGCGTGTCAGCCGCCTGGAGGACTGGGACATCGGGACCAGGGGAGCAGGCCTGGCTGAGGCCCTCCTGCCGG CCTAGGAAAGCTGAGCCACATAGCTTCCGGGAGAAGGTTTTCCGGAAGAAACCACCGGTCTGTGCAGTGTGTAAGGTGACCATCGATGGGACAGGCGTCTCATGCCGAG TCTGCAAGGTTGCGACACACAGAAAATGTGAAGCAAAG GTGACTTCGTCCTGTCAGGCCTTGCCTCCCACGGAGCTG CGGAGAAACACGGCCCCTGTGAGGCGCATAGAGCACCTG GGATCCACCAAGTCTCTGAACTACTCAAAGCAACGCAGCACTCTGCCCAG GAGCTTCAGCCTGGATCCTCTCATGGAGCGCCGCTGGGACTTGGACCTCACCTACGTGACGGAGCGGATCCTGGCCGCCGCCTTCCCCGCGCGGCCCGACGAACAGCGACACCGGGGACACCTGCGCGAGCTGGCTCACGTGCTGCAATCCAAGCACCGCGACAAGTACCTG CTCTTCAACCTTTCAGAGAAAAGACATGACCTGACCCGCCTAAACCCCAAG GTCCAGGACTTTGGCTGGCCTGAGCTGCACGCGCCCCCGCTGGACAAGCTGTGCTCCATCTGCAAAGCCATGGAGACGTGGCTCAGTGCTGACCCGCAGCATGTGGTCGTACTGTACTGCAAG GGGAGCAAGGGCAAGCTCGGGGTCATCGTCTCTGCCTACATGCACTACAGCAAGATCTCTGCAGG GGCGGACCAGGCGCTGGCTACCCTTACCATGCGGAAGTTCTGTGAGGACAAGGTGGCCTCGGAGCTGCAGCCCTCCCAGCGCCG GTATATCAGCTACTTCAGTGGTCTGCTGTCCGGCTCCATCAGAATGAACAGCAGCCCTCTCTTCCTGCACTATGTGCTCGTGCCCATGCTGCCAGCCTTTGAACCTGGCACGG GTTTCCAGCCCTTCCTCAAGATCTACCAGTCCATGCAGCTTGTCTACACGTCTGGAATCTA tcATGTCGCAGGCCCTGGTCCCCAGCAGCTTTGCATCAGCCTGGAGCCGGCTCTCCTCCTCAAAGGCGATGTCATG gTGACGTGCTATCACAGGGGTAGCCGGGGGACTGACCGGACCCTCGTGTTCCGAGTCCAGTTCCACACGTGTACCATCCATGGACCACGGCTCACCTTCCCCAAGGACCAGCTGGACGAGGCCTGGGCCG ACGAGAGGTTCCCCTTCCAAGCCTCGGTGGAGTTCGTCTTCTCCTCCAGCCCAGAGAAGATCAAAG GCAGCACCCCACGGAACGAGCCCTCGGTCTCTGTTGACTACAACACGGCAGAGCCTGCCGTGCGCTGGGACTCTTACGAGAACTTCAACCTGCACCACGAGGACAGTGTGGATG ACTCCGTCACCCATACCCGGGGGCCCCTGGATGGCAGTCCTTACGCCCAGGTGCAGCGGGCCCCCCGCCAGACCCCGCCGGCGCCCTCTCCggagccgcccccgcccccgctgcTCTCTGTCAGCAGCGATTCTGGCCATTCGTCCACGCTGACCGCCGAGCCCGCCGCCGAGTCCCCTGGCCGGCCACCCCCGACAGCTGCCGAGCGGCGGGAGCTGGAGCGCCTCCTGGGGGGCTGTGGCGTGGCCGCCGGGGGCCGGGGAGCTGGGCGTGAGACGGCCATCCTCGatgatgaagagcagcccccggcGGGCGGAGGCCCCCGCCTTGGAATGTATTCGGGACACAGGCCTGGCCTCAGCCGCCACTGCTCCTGCCGCCAGGGCTACCGGGAACCCTGCGGGGTCCCCAATGGGGGCTACTACCGGCCAGAGGGGACCCTGGAGAGGAGGCGGCTGGCCTACGGGGCCTACGAGGGGCCCCCACAGGGCTATGCTGAGGCCTCCGTGGAGAAGAGGCGCCTCTGCCGATCGCTGTCCGAGGGGCCGTACCCCTACCCGCCTGAGCTGGGGAAACCGGCCAACGGGGACTTTGGCTACCGCGCCCCAGGCTACCGGGAGGTGGTGATCCTGGAGGACCCTGGGCTGCCTGCCCTGTGCTCATGCCCCGCCTGTGAGGAGAAGCTAGCGCTGCCCACGGCAGCCCTCTATGGGCTGCGCCTggagagggaggctggagaggggtGGGCGGATGAGGCTGGCAAGGCCCTCCTGCACCCGGTGCGGCCTGGGCACCCGCTGCCCCTGCTGGTGCCTTCCTGTGGGCACCACCATGCCCCAGTGCCCGGCTACAGCTGCCTGAAGCCGCCCAAGGCAGGCGAGGAAGGGCATGAGGGCTGCTCCTACGCCATGTGCCCCGAAGGCAGGTATGGGCATCCAGGGTACCCTGCCCTGGTGACATACGGCTATGGAGGAGCGGTTCCCAGTTACTGCCCAGCGTATGGCCGGGCGCCTCACAGCTGCGGGTCTCCAGGCGAGGGCAGAAGGTATCCCAGCTCTGGTGCCCACTCCCCCCGGGCTGGCTCCATTTCCCCCGGTAGCCCACCCTACCCCCAATCCAGGAACCTCAGCTACGAGATCcctgcagaggagggaggggacaggtaTCCGCCGCCGGGGCACCTGGCCCCAGCAGGACCCTTGGCATCTGCAG AGTCGCCGGAGCCGGTGTCCTGGAGGGAGAGCCCCAGCGGGCACAGCACCCTGCCTCGGTCTCCCCGAGATGCCCAGTGCAGTGCCTCTTCTGAGCTGTCCGGTCCCTCCACGCCCCTGCACACCAGCAGCCCAGTCCAGGGCAAGGAGAG CGCCCGACGGCAGGACACTAGGTCCCCCACCTTGGCGCCCACTCAGAGACTGAGTCCCGGAGAGGCCTTGCCACCTGCTTCCCAGGGAGGGGCTGAAAGAGCTCCAGAGCTGCCAGCAAGAAGTGGGCCTGAGCCTCCGGCCCCCGgtcccttctccccagcctccccgccCAGCTCACCCAACGACTGGCCTCAGGAGAGGAGCCCGGGGGGCCGTTCGGACAGCACCAGTCCAAGGGGCCCTGTACCCACCACCCTGCCCGGCCTCCGCCACGCCCCCTGGCAGGGCCTTCGAGACTCCCCGGACAGCCCAGACGGGTCCCCCCTCACCCCTGTGCCTACTCAGATGCCCTGGCTTGTGGCGAGCCCAGAGCTGCCACGGAGCTCACCCGTACCTGCCTTCCCTCTGGCTGCATCTTATGACATCAGTGGCCCTACCCAGCCCCCACTTCCCGAGAAGCGCCACCTGCTGGGGCCTGGGCAACAGCCGGGACCCTGGGGCCCAGAGCAGGCATCGCCACCAGCCAGAGGCACGAGTCACCATGTCACCTTTGCACCTCTGCTCCCGGATaatgccccccaacccccag AGCCCCCTATGCAAGAGAGCCAGAGCAACGTCAAGTTTGTCCAGGATACGTCCAAGTTCTGGTATAAGCCACACCTGTCCCGTGACCAAG CCATTGCCCTGCTGAAGGACAAGGACCCTGGGGCCTTCTTGATCAGGGACAGTCATTCATTCCAAGGAGCCTATGGGCTGGCTCTCAAGGTGGCTACGCCCCCACCCAGCGCCCAGCCCTGGAAAG GGGACCCCTTGGAACAGCTGGTCCGCCATTTTCTCATTGAGACTGGGCCCAAAGGGGTGAAGATCAAGGGGTGCCCCAGCGAGCCCTACTTTG GCAGCCTGTCGGCCCTGGTCTCCCAGCACTCCATCTCCCCGCTGTCCCTGCCCTGCTGCCTGCGCATTCCCAGCAAAG ATCCTCTGGAGGAGGCCCCAGAGGCCCCAGCGCCCGCCAACATGAGCACAGCGGCAGACCTCCTGCGCCAGGGCGCCG cctGCAGTGTGCTCTACCTGACCTCAGTGGAGACGGAGTCGCTGACAGGCCCCCAAGCAGTGGCGCGGGCCAGCTCCGCAGCTCTGAGCTGCAGCCCCCGCCCCACGCCAGCCATTGTCCACTTCAAGGTCTCAGCCCAGGGCATCACGCTGACGGACAACCAGAGGAA GCTCTTCTTTCGCCGCCATTATCCAGTGAACAGCATCACCTTCGCCAGCACTGACCCTCAGGACCGGAG ATGGACCAACCCGGACGGGACCACCTCCAA GATCTTTGGTTTCGTGGCCAAGAAGCCGGGAAGCCCCTGGGAGAATGTGTGTCACCTCTTTGCAGAGCTTGACCCAGATCAGCCTGCAGGCGCCATTGTCACCTTCATCACCAAAGTTCTACTGGGccagagaaaatga
- the TNS2 gene encoding tensin-2 isoform X9: MKSSGPVERLLRALGRRDSSRATNRPRKAEPHSFREKVFRKKPPVCAVCKVTIDGTGVSCRVCKVATHRKCEAKVTSSCQALPPTELRRNTAPVRRIEHLGSTKSLNYSKQRSTLPRSFSLDPLMERRWDLDLTYVTERILAAAFPARPDEQRHRGHLRELAHVLQSKHRDKYLLFNLSEKRHDLTRLNPKVQDFGWPELHAPPLDKLCSICKAMETWLSADPQHVVVLYCKGSKGKLGVIVSAYMHYSKISAGADQALATLTMRKFCEDKVASELQPSQRRYISYFSGLLSGSIRMNSSPLFLHYVLVPMLPAFEPGTGFQPFLKIYQSMQLVYTSGIYHVAGPGPQQLCISLEPALLLKGDVMVTCYHRGSRGTDRTLVFRVQFHTCTIHGPRLTFPKDQLDEAWADERFPFQASVEFVFSSSPEKIKGSTPRNEPSVSVDYNTAEPAVRWDSYENFNLHHEDSVDDSVTHTRGPLDGSPYAQVQRAPRQTPPAPSPEPPPPPLLSVSSDSGHSSTLTAEPAAESPGRPPPTAAERRELERLLGGCGVAAGGRGAGRETAILDDEEQPPAGGGPRLGMYSGHRPGLSRHCSCRQGYREPCGVPNGGYYRPEGTLERRRLAYGAYEGPPQGYAEASVEKRRLCRSLSEGPYPYPPELGKPANGDFGYRAPGYREVVILEDPGLPALCSCPACEEKLALPTAALYGLRLEREAGEGWADEAGKALLHPVRPGHPLPLLVPSCGHHHAPVPGYSCLKPPKAGEEGHEGCSYAMCPEGRYGHPGYPALVTYGYGGAVPSYCPAYGRAPHSCGSPGEGRRYPSSGAHSPRAGSISPGSPPYPQSRNLSYEIPAEEGGDRYPPPGHLAPAGPLASAESPEPVSWRESPSGHSTLPRSPRDAQCSASSELSGPSTPLHTSSPVQGKESARRQDTRSPTLAPTQRLSPGEALPPASQGGAERAPELPARSGPEPPAPGPFSPASPPSSPNDWPQERSPGGRSDSTSPRGPVPTTLPGLRHAPWQGLRDSPDSPDGSPLTPVPTQMPWLVASPELPRSSPVPAFPLAASYDISGPTQPPLPEKRHLLGPGQQPGPWGPEQASPPARGTSHHVTFAPLLPDNAPQPPEPPMQESQSNVKFVQDTSKFWYKPHLSRDQAIALLKDKDPGAFLIRDSHSFQGAYGLALKVATPPPSAQPWKGDPLEQLVRHFLIETGPKGVKIKGCPSEPYFGSLSALVSQHSISPLSLPCCLRIPSKDPLEEAPEAPAPANMSTAADLLRQGAACSVLYLTSVETESLTGPQAVARASSAALSCSPRPTPAIVHFKVSAQGITLTDNQRKLFFRRHYPVNSITFASTDPQDRRWTNPDGTTSKIFGFVAKKPGSPWENVCHLFAELDPDQPAGAIVTFITKVLLGQRK; the protein is encoded by the exons ATGAAGTCCAGCGGCCCAGTGGAGAGGCTGCTCAGAgccctggggaggagggacagCAGCCGGgccaccaacagg CCTAGGAAAGCTGAGCCACATAGCTTCCGGGAGAAGGTTTTCCGGAAGAAACCACCGGTCTGTGCAGTGTGTAAGGTGACCATCGATGGGACAGGCGTCTCATGCCGAG TCTGCAAGGTTGCGACACACAGAAAATGTGAAGCAAAG GTGACTTCGTCCTGTCAGGCCTTGCCTCCCACGGAGCTG CGGAGAAACACGGCCCCTGTGAGGCGCATAGAGCACCTG GGATCCACCAAGTCTCTGAACTACTCAAAGCAACGCAGCACTCTGCCCAG GAGCTTCAGCCTGGATCCTCTCATGGAGCGCCGCTGGGACTTGGACCTCACCTACGTGACGGAGCGGATCCTGGCCGCCGCCTTCCCCGCGCGGCCCGACGAACAGCGACACCGGGGACACCTGCGCGAGCTGGCTCACGTGCTGCAATCCAAGCACCGCGACAAGTACCTG CTCTTCAACCTTTCAGAGAAAAGACATGACCTGACCCGCCTAAACCCCAAG GTCCAGGACTTTGGCTGGCCTGAGCTGCACGCGCCCCCGCTGGACAAGCTGTGCTCCATCTGCAAAGCCATGGAGACGTGGCTCAGTGCTGACCCGCAGCATGTGGTCGTACTGTACTGCAAG GGGAGCAAGGGCAAGCTCGGGGTCATCGTCTCTGCCTACATGCACTACAGCAAGATCTCTGCAGG GGCGGACCAGGCGCTGGCTACCCTTACCATGCGGAAGTTCTGTGAGGACAAGGTGGCCTCGGAGCTGCAGCCCTCCCAGCGCCG GTATATCAGCTACTTCAGTGGTCTGCTGTCCGGCTCCATCAGAATGAACAGCAGCCCTCTCTTCCTGCACTATGTGCTCGTGCCCATGCTGCCAGCCTTTGAACCTGGCACGG GTTTCCAGCCCTTCCTCAAGATCTACCAGTCCATGCAGCTTGTCTACACGTCTGGAATCTA tcATGTCGCAGGCCCTGGTCCCCAGCAGCTTTGCATCAGCCTGGAGCCGGCTCTCCTCCTCAAAGGCGATGTCATG gTGACGTGCTATCACAGGGGTAGCCGGGGGACTGACCGGACCCTCGTGTTCCGAGTCCAGTTCCACACGTGTACCATCCATGGACCACGGCTCACCTTCCCCAAGGACCAGCTGGACGAGGCCTGGGCCG ACGAGAGGTTCCCCTTCCAAGCCTCGGTGGAGTTCGTCTTCTCCTCCAGCCCAGAGAAGATCAAAG GCAGCACCCCACGGAACGAGCCCTCGGTCTCTGTTGACTACAACACGGCAGAGCCTGCCGTGCGCTGGGACTCTTACGAGAACTTCAACCTGCACCACGAGGACAGTGTGGATG ACTCCGTCACCCATACCCGGGGGCCCCTGGATGGCAGTCCTTACGCCCAGGTGCAGCGGGCCCCCCGCCAGACCCCGCCGGCGCCCTCTCCggagccgcccccgcccccgctgcTCTCTGTCAGCAGCGATTCTGGCCATTCGTCCACGCTGACCGCCGAGCCCGCCGCCGAGTCCCCTGGCCGGCCACCCCCGACAGCTGCCGAGCGGCGGGAGCTGGAGCGCCTCCTGGGGGGCTGTGGCGTGGCCGCCGGGGGCCGGGGAGCTGGGCGTGAGACGGCCATCCTCGatgatgaagagcagcccccggcGGGCGGAGGCCCCCGCCTTGGAATGTATTCGGGACACAGGCCTGGCCTCAGCCGCCACTGCTCCTGCCGCCAGGGCTACCGGGAACCCTGCGGGGTCCCCAATGGGGGCTACTACCGGCCAGAGGGGACCCTGGAGAGGAGGCGGCTGGCCTACGGGGCCTACGAGGGGCCCCCACAGGGCTATGCTGAGGCCTCCGTGGAGAAGAGGCGCCTCTGCCGATCGCTGTCCGAGGGGCCGTACCCCTACCCGCCTGAGCTGGGGAAACCGGCCAACGGGGACTTTGGCTACCGCGCCCCAGGCTACCGGGAGGTGGTGATCCTGGAGGACCCTGGGCTGCCTGCCCTGTGCTCATGCCCCGCCTGTGAGGAGAAGCTAGCGCTGCCCACGGCAGCCCTCTATGGGCTGCGCCTggagagggaggctggagaggggtGGGCGGATGAGGCTGGCAAGGCCCTCCTGCACCCGGTGCGGCCTGGGCACCCGCTGCCCCTGCTGGTGCCTTCCTGTGGGCACCACCATGCCCCAGTGCCCGGCTACAGCTGCCTGAAGCCGCCCAAGGCAGGCGAGGAAGGGCATGAGGGCTGCTCCTACGCCATGTGCCCCGAAGGCAGGTATGGGCATCCAGGGTACCCTGCCCTGGTGACATACGGCTATGGAGGAGCGGTTCCCAGTTACTGCCCAGCGTATGGCCGGGCGCCTCACAGCTGCGGGTCTCCAGGCGAGGGCAGAAGGTATCCCAGCTCTGGTGCCCACTCCCCCCGGGCTGGCTCCATTTCCCCCGGTAGCCCACCCTACCCCCAATCCAGGAACCTCAGCTACGAGATCcctgcagaggagggaggggacaggtaTCCGCCGCCGGGGCACCTGGCCCCAGCAGGACCCTTGGCATCTGCAG AGTCGCCGGAGCCGGTGTCCTGGAGGGAGAGCCCCAGCGGGCACAGCACCCTGCCTCGGTCTCCCCGAGATGCCCAGTGCAGTGCCTCTTCTGAGCTGTCCGGTCCCTCCACGCCCCTGCACACCAGCAGCCCAGTCCAGGGCAAGGAGAG CGCCCGACGGCAGGACACTAGGTCCCCCACCTTGGCGCCCACTCAGAGACTGAGTCCCGGAGAGGCCTTGCCACCTGCTTCCCAGGGAGGGGCTGAAAGAGCTCCAGAGCTGCCAGCAAGAAGTGGGCCTGAGCCTCCGGCCCCCGgtcccttctccccagcctccccgccCAGCTCACCCAACGACTGGCCTCAGGAGAGGAGCCCGGGGGGCCGTTCGGACAGCACCAGTCCAAGGGGCCCTGTACCCACCACCCTGCCCGGCCTCCGCCACGCCCCCTGGCAGGGCCTTCGAGACTCCCCGGACAGCCCAGACGGGTCCCCCCTCACCCCTGTGCCTACTCAGATGCCCTGGCTTGTGGCGAGCCCAGAGCTGCCACGGAGCTCACCCGTACCTGCCTTCCCTCTGGCTGCATCTTATGACATCAGTGGCCCTACCCAGCCCCCACTTCCCGAGAAGCGCCACCTGCTGGGGCCTGGGCAACAGCCGGGACCCTGGGGCCCAGAGCAGGCATCGCCACCAGCCAGAGGCACGAGTCACCATGTCACCTTTGCACCTCTGCTCCCGGATaatgccccccaacccccag AGCCCCCTATGCAAGAGAGCCAGAGCAACGTCAAGTTTGTCCAGGATACGTCCAAGTTCTGGTATAAGCCACACCTGTCCCGTGACCAAG CCATTGCCCTGCTGAAGGACAAGGACCCTGGGGCCTTCTTGATCAGGGACAGTCATTCATTCCAAGGAGCCTATGGGCTGGCTCTCAAGGTGGCTACGCCCCCACCCAGCGCCCAGCCCTGGAAAG GGGACCCCTTGGAACAGCTGGTCCGCCATTTTCTCATTGAGACTGGGCCCAAAGGGGTGAAGATCAAGGGGTGCCCCAGCGAGCCCTACTTTG GCAGCCTGTCGGCCCTGGTCTCCCAGCACTCCATCTCCCCGCTGTCCCTGCCCTGCTGCCTGCGCATTCCCAGCAAAG ATCCTCTGGAGGAGGCCCCAGAGGCCCCAGCGCCCGCCAACATGAGCACAGCGGCAGACCTCCTGCGCCAGGGCGCCG cctGCAGTGTGCTCTACCTGACCTCAGTGGAGACGGAGTCGCTGACAGGCCCCCAAGCAGTGGCGCGGGCCAGCTCCGCAGCTCTGAGCTGCAGCCCCCGCCCCACGCCAGCCATTGTCCACTTCAAGGTCTCAGCCCAGGGCATCACGCTGACGGACAACCAGAGGAA GCTCTTCTTTCGCCGCCATTATCCAGTGAACAGCATCACCTTCGCCAGCACTGACCCTCAGGACCGGAG ATGGACCAACCCGGACGGGACCACCTCCAA GATCTTTGGTTTCGTGGCCAAGAAGCCGGGAAGCCCCTGGGAGAATGTGTGTCACCTCTTTGCAGAGCTTGACCCAGATCAGCCTGCAGGCGCCATTGTCACCTTCATCACCAAAGTTCTACTGGGccagagaaaatga